The Novipirellula aureliae genome segment GATTAACCAAGTCATTGTCGAGGGCAAGCCGCTGCGAGCAAAACACATCTACGACGGACAGCAAATCGTCTCCACCATCTATCCAGTCGGTGAATCGACGGCACTCCAGTTTCGCGATTCGGATTCCGAGGAAAGTGGAGTGAGCACGGACGCAGAAAGTGATGCCGTTACGGGCGAAGAGGGAGTGAATCACTACGCGTTGATTATCTCACGACACGACCAAGGTCAGGATTCGCCGTCGATCGATACAGTAACAAGCCAATACATCGACCTGGGTTGCTTGTCATCATTGAGTAAACGAGAACTCCAAATTTTCATTCTGCTTGGACATGGCAACAGCGTGCCTGAGGTGGGCCGAATGTTGCACCGTAGCCCACGCACCATCGAGCGACACAAAACAGAAATTGGTCGCAAACTGGGCTACTCATCGCTCGCTGAAATCGCTCGCTCGGTCGGTCACCTTGGTTTAACCTACGATCATATCCAACTCGAACGGTTCAAGGCACGGGCTGACGAAGAGAAGACTTAAGCCGCTCTTTGCCGAGCAGATATCGCAAAGTTTCTTCCAAATCCGTGAAACGAAACGAGTAATTCGTAGCTTGC includes the following:
- a CDS encoding helix-turn-helix domain-containing protein → MGNLFDAIDWADIFRVEPGIGLTILSKDGAVIYGNDAAYALFGIAPPSSDDGELPRKLSDIFHPEFVKERLAWINQVIVEGKPLRAKHIYDGQQIVSTIYPVGESTALQFRDSDSEESGVSTDAESDAVTGEEGVNHYALIISRHDQGQDSPSIDTVTSQYIDLGCLSSLSKRELQIFILLGHGNSVPEVGRMLHRSPRTIERHKTEIGRKLGYSSLAEIARSVGHLGLTYDHIQLERFKARADEEKT